The following coding sequences lie in one Paracidovorax avenae genomic window:
- a CDS encoding transporter substrate-binding domain-containing protein, with amino-acid sequence MKPAAVRRHALAMLMALAACHPAWSQPQDILATARANGVIRVANTQASPPWSSLDDRNQPSGYDVEVAKEVARRIGVARVEFVADLFKNFVEGLKAGKYDLVMNDLTPTAERMKQVDFAAPYGVEDFRIFVRNGNNDIRDRPDLKGKRVGVTAGSSNESWSRAHLKESEIVTYDNGGLVFNDLAIGRIDAIISSHFGGMKYATVNKLPIKEVGPIQTYQLSAPAMAKGQPALKEAVSRAVNDMMADGTIDRLSRRWVGVSYDMAAEIQKAQKEQ; translated from the coding sequence ATGAAACCTGCCGCCGTACGCCGCCATGCCCTCGCCATGCTCATGGCCCTCGCTGCCTGCCACCCTGCCTGGTCGCAGCCCCAGGACATCCTGGCCACCGCCCGCGCCAATGGCGTGATCCGGGTCGCCAACACCCAGGCCAGCCCTCCCTGGAGTTCGCTGGACGACAGGAACCAGCCTTCCGGCTACGACGTCGAGGTCGCGAAGGAGGTGGCCAGGCGCATCGGCGTCGCACGCGTCGAGTTCGTGGCCGACCTGTTCAAGAACTTCGTCGAGGGCCTCAAGGCCGGCAAGTACGACCTCGTCATGAACGATCTGACGCCGACGGCCGAGCGCATGAAGCAGGTGGATTTCGCTGCGCCGTACGGCGTGGAAGACTTCCGCATCTTCGTGCGCAACGGCAACAACGACATCAGGGACCGGCCCGATCTGAAGGGGAAACGGGTGGGTGTCACCGCCGGCAGCAGCAACGAGTCCTGGTCGCGCGCGCACCTGAAGGAATCCGAGATCGTCACCTACGACAACGGCGGCCTGGTGTTCAACGACCTGGCCATCGGCCGCATCGACGCCATCATCAGTTCGCATTTCGGTGGCATGAAGTACGCCACGGTGAACAAGCTGCCCATCAAGGAAGTCGGGCCGATCCAGACCTACCAGCTGTCGGCGCCCGCGATGGCGAAGGGGCAGCCGGCCTTGAAGGAGGCGGTGTCCAGGGCCGTCAACGACATGATGGCCGACGGCACCATCGACCGCCTGTCCAGGCGCTGGGTCGGCGTGAGCTACGACATGGCCGCGGAGATCCAGAAGGCCCAGAAGGAGCAGTAG
- the gph gene encoding phosphoglycolate phosphatase (PGP is an essential enzyme in the glycolate salvage pathway in higher organisms (photorespiration in plants). Phosphoglycolate results from the oxidase activity of RubisCO in the Calvin cycle when concentrations of carbon dioxide are low relative to oxygen. This enzyme is a member of the Haloacid Dehalogenase (HAD) superfamily of aspartate-nucleophile hydrolase enzymes (PF00702).) — MIADIIPVTRARADAAIVDLDGTMVDTLGDFAEALRRMLGDLSLPGIPAAEIERMVGKGTEHLLRSVLDHVLQPMEPQRRAAAVEAHYPQAWEAYGRHYLAINGSHSRVYEGVAEGLQALRAAGLRLACVTNKPGAFAVPLLRAKGLDGFFDHVFGGDAFERKKPDPLPLLKACEALGTAPARTLAIGDSVNDARAARAAGCPVVLVTYGYNHGQPARQVDADAHVDSLQALCAG; from the coding sequence ATGATTGCAGACATTATTCCGGTGACCCGGGCACGCGCCGATGCGGCGATCGTGGACCTGGACGGCACCATGGTGGACACCCTGGGCGATTTCGCGGAAGCGCTGCGGCGCATGCTGGGCGACCTGTCCCTGCCGGGCATTCCCGCGGCGGAGATCGAGCGCATGGTGGGCAAGGGCACGGAGCACCTGCTGCGCTCGGTGCTGGACCACGTGCTGCAGCCGATGGAGCCGCAGCGCCGCGCAGCAGCGGTGGAGGCGCACTACCCGCAGGCGTGGGAGGCCTACGGGCGCCATTACCTGGCCATCAACGGCAGCCATTCTCGCGTTTACGAGGGCGTGGCCGAGGGGCTGCAGGCCCTGCGCGCCGCGGGGCTGCGGCTGGCCTGCGTCACCAACAAGCCCGGGGCCTTCGCCGTGCCCCTGCTGCGGGCCAAGGGGCTGGACGGCTTCTTCGACCATGTCTTCGGCGGGGATGCGTTCGAGCGCAAGAAGCCCGATCCACTGCCGCTGCTCAAGGCCTGCGAGGCCCTGGGAACGGCCCCCGCCCGGACCCTGGCCATCGGGGACTCCGTCAACGATGCGCGCGCGGCCCGCGCCGCCGGCTGTCCCGTGGTGCTGGTCACCTACGGCTACAACCATGGCCAGCCCGCCCGGCAGGTGGACGCGGACGCGCACGTGGACAGCCTGCAGGCGCTGTGCGCGGGCTGA
- a CDS encoding chalcone isomerase family protein → MTLRQRGLAWALTGLIACGAAPVGAQTTTTVAGVAFEPRVTLADVPLALNGAGVRYKAVFKVYAAGLYLERHAGSLQDVVALPGPKRLSITMLRDIDSTELGKLFARGIEDNLDKAAFSRLAPGVLRMGEVFAAHRRLAAGDRFTVDWLPGTGTVITVKGVRQGEAFREPEFFDALMGIWLGPQPADWKLKDALLGKAG, encoded by the coding sequence ATGACACTTCGGCAACGCGGCCTCGCCTGGGCGCTCACCGGGCTCATCGCCTGCGGCGCTGCGCCCGTGGGCGCGCAGACCACCACCACCGTGGCCGGCGTGGCGTTCGAGCCGCGTGTCACGCTGGCGGACGTTCCGCTGGCGCTCAACGGCGCGGGCGTGCGTTACAAGGCCGTCTTCAAGGTCTATGCGGCGGGGCTGTACCTGGAGCGCCACGCCGGCTCGCTGCAGGACGTGGTGGCGCTGCCGGGACCGAAGCGGCTGTCCATCACCATGCTGCGCGACATCGACTCGACGGAGCTGGGCAAGCTCTTCGCACGCGGCATCGAGGACAACCTGGACAAGGCGGCGTTCTCCCGCCTCGCGCCGGGCGTGCTGCGCATGGGCGAGGTCTTCGCCGCGCACCGCCGGCTGGCGGCCGGCGACCGCTTCACCGTGGACTGGCTGCCCGGCACCGGCACCGTCATCACCGTGAAAGGCGTCCGGCAGGGCGAAGCTTTCCGCGAGCCCGAATTCTTCGACGCGCTGATGGGCATCTGGCTCGGGCCGCAGCCCGCGGACTGGAAGCTCAAGGACGCCCTGCTGGGCAAGGCCGGCTGA
- the trpE gene encoding anthranilate synthase component I translates to MITELEFKSLAGEGYNRIPLIAEAFADLETPLSLYLKLAHARDGGRHSFLLESVVGGERFGRYSFIGLPARTLLRASGFGDQARTEVVTDGQVVETDRGNPLDFIAAYQKRFKVALRPGLPRFCGGLAGYFGYDAVRYIEKKLEASCPPDTLGMPDILLLQCEEVAVIDNLSGKLYLIVYADPAQPEAYARGKKRLRELKDQLKYSVAAPLVKPTESHPPQRDFAKADYLAAVERAKELIAAGDFMQVQVGQRIHKRYTESPLSLYRALRSLNPSPYMYYYHFGDCHVVGASPEILVRQERTDEGQKITIRPLAGTRPRGATPEKDKAAEIELVNDPKERAEHVMLIDLARNDIGRIARTGTVKVTEAFAVERYSHVMHIVSNVEGLLNEGMTSMDVLKATFPAGTLTGAPKVHAMELIDRLEPTKRGLYGGACGYLSYAGDMDVAIAIRTGIVKDGTLYVQAAAGVVADSVPELEWKETEHKARALLRAAELVEEGLE, encoded by the coding sequence GTGATCACCGAACTCGAATTCAAGAGCCTGGCCGGCGAAGGCTACAACCGCATTCCGCTCATCGCGGAGGCTTTCGCGGACCTGGAAACCCCCCTGTCCCTCTACCTCAAGCTGGCCCATGCCCGCGACGGCGGCCGCCACAGCTTCCTGCTGGAATCCGTGGTGGGCGGCGAGCGCTTCGGGCGCTACAGCTTCATCGGCCTGCCGGCGCGCACGCTGCTGCGCGCCAGCGGTTTCGGAGACCAGGCCCGCACCGAAGTGGTGACCGACGGGCAGGTGGTGGAAACCGACCGTGGCAACCCCCTGGACTTCATCGCCGCCTACCAGAAGCGCTTCAAGGTGGCGCTGCGGCCCGGCCTGCCCCGCTTCTGCGGTGGCCTGGCGGGGTATTTCGGCTACGACGCGGTGCGCTACATCGAGAAGAAGCTGGAAGCGAGCTGCCCGCCCGACACGCTGGGCATGCCGGACATCCTGCTGCTGCAGTGCGAGGAGGTGGCCGTCATCGACAACCTGTCGGGCAAGCTCTACCTGATCGTCTATGCGGACCCGGCGCAGCCCGAGGCCTATGCGCGCGGCAAGAAGCGCCTGCGCGAGCTGAAGGACCAGCTCAAATACTCGGTGGCCGCCCCCCTGGTCAAGCCGACGGAGAGCCATCCGCCGCAGCGCGACTTCGCCAAGGCCGACTACCTGGCGGCCGTGGAGCGGGCCAAGGAACTCATCGCCGCGGGCGACTTCATGCAGGTGCAGGTGGGCCAGCGCATCCACAAGCGCTATACGGAGTCGCCGCTGTCGCTCTACCGCGCGCTGCGCTCGCTCAATCCTTCGCCCTACATGTACTACTACCACTTCGGCGATTGCCACGTGGTGGGGGCGAGCCCCGAGATCCTGGTGCGCCAGGAGCGCACGGACGAGGGCCAGAAGATCACCATCCGCCCGCTGGCCGGCACGCGCCCGCGCGGCGCCACGCCCGAGAAGGACAAGGCGGCCGAGATCGAGCTGGTGAACGACCCCAAGGAGCGTGCCGAGCACGTGATGCTCATCGACCTGGCGCGCAACGACATCGGGCGCATCGCCCGCACCGGCACGGTGAAGGTGACGGAAGCCTTCGCGGTGGAGCGCTACAGCCACGTGATGCACATCGTGAGCAATGTGGAGGGCCTGCTGAACGAAGGCATGACCAGCATGGACGTGCTCAAGGCGACCTTTCCCGCCGGCACGCTCACCGGCGCGCCCAAGGTGCATGCGATGGAGCTCATCGACCGGCTGGAGCCGACCAAGCGGGGGCTGTACGGCGGCGCCTGCGGCTACCTCAGCTATGCGGGCGACATGGACGTCGCGATCGCCATCCGAACGGGCATCGTGAAGGACGGGACGCTCTACGTGCAGGCCGCGGCCGGCGTGGTGGCGGACTCGGTCCCCGAGCTGGAATGGAAGGAAACGGAGCACAAGGCCCGCGCCCTGCTGCGCGCGGCCGAACTCGTCGAAGAAGGACTGGAGTGA
- a CDS encoding chorismate mutase has translation MTRAIDKTRSCRSMAEVRERIDALDDILVPLLVERGGYMTQAARNKREASQVRDEGRIEFIVRRVRERALAEGGEPDVIEAIYRGMMEAYIAYEHREFDRMVAAGEKAGGGPA, from the coding sequence GTGACCCGCGCCATCGACAAGACCCGCAGCTGCCGCAGCATGGCGGAGGTGCGCGAACGCATCGATGCGCTCGACGACATCCTCGTGCCGCTGCTGGTGGAGCGGGGCGGCTACATGACCCAGGCGGCGCGCAACAAGCGCGAGGCCTCCCAGGTGCGCGACGAAGGACGCATCGAGTTCATCGTGCGGCGGGTGCGCGAGCGCGCGCTGGCCGAGGGGGGCGAGCCCGACGTGATCGAGGCGATCTACCGCGGCATGATGGAAGCCTACATCGCCTACGAGCACCGCGAGTTCGACCGGATGGTCGCTGCGGGCGAGAAGGCGGGCGGCGGTCCGGCCTGA
- a CDS encoding helix-turn-helix domain-containing protein, translating into MLLSLLSLSCHRIGHGAQALTQLLQNLQVKEAAAMGRRRLERGQSRDASPVEEGALLGRTLLLIGQEELASDVFHQQLKAYDAVSRSMVRWHSALDQAWMFQHLRKPARAAACWAIVANDHDVPAPLRVEACCGLALSLQAQGQHASALVAAQRAQSLCESEEAAASLALHAAAIRLEVLSRVELLHSEELSDHAFAEAAQELGRERLSGEALASELRTLESTPGTPALLRARLGYLAGMHACDPSARQEAVAGFGRWLRQHGISGIDAEARVEGCLALLADRAIPAAREAIMPLAGGEREIEHHPLASDIQYCLSKIHMSEGRLGESLRQYKRHVAQAMRVVHHAALQRMDAPAGNAPQDTVGLRLPPRYRAAYRYIIENLHDPNLSVREIAGRLGVTERALQLAFRNHLGMTPAELIRRERVRRIEGEMEEASATGGRVHMLDVASRWGISNRSTLANAFKLSSMRH; encoded by the coding sequence ATGCTCCTTTCTCTGCTCTCTCTTTCCTGCCATCGCATCGGCCATGGAGCGCAAGCGCTCACCCAGTTGCTCCAGAACCTGCAGGTCAAGGAGGCCGCCGCGATGGGCCGCCGCCGCCTGGAGCGCGGGCAGTCCCGCGATGCGAGCCCCGTGGAAGAAGGTGCCCTGCTCGGGCGCACCCTGCTGCTGATCGGACAGGAAGAACTCGCGAGCGATGTCTTCCACCAGCAGCTCAAGGCCTACGACGCCGTCTCGCGCAGCATGGTGCGCTGGCATTCCGCGCTGGACCAGGCCTGGATGTTCCAGCACCTGCGCAAGCCCGCCCGGGCTGCCGCCTGCTGGGCCATCGTGGCCAATGACCACGACGTCCCCGCCCCGCTGCGCGTGGAAGCCTGCTGCGGACTCGCCCTGTCGCTGCAGGCCCAGGGCCAGCACGCCTCGGCGCTGGTGGCGGCCCAGCGCGCGCAGTCGCTGTGCGAGTCGGAGGAGGCAGCGGCCTCCCTCGCGCTCCACGCCGCAGCCATCCGGCTCGAAGTCCTTTCGCGCGTGGAACTGCTGCACAGCGAAGAGCTGTCGGACCACGCCTTCGCCGAGGCCGCCCAGGAACTGGGCCGCGAGCGCCTGTCCGGCGAGGCCCTCGCCTCCGAGCTGCGCACCCTGGAATCCACACCTGGCACGCCCGCGCTGCTGCGCGCCCGCCTCGGGTACCTGGCAGGCATGCATGCCTGCGATCCGTCAGCCCGCCAGGAAGCCGTTGCCGGCTTCGGGCGCTGGCTGCGCCAGCACGGCATCTCGGGCATCGACGCGGAAGCCCGGGTCGAGGGCTGCCTCGCATTGCTGGCGGACCGCGCCATCCCTGCGGCCCGCGAAGCGATCATGCCGCTGGCCGGGGGCGAGCGCGAGATCGAACACCACCCCCTGGCCTCGGACATCCAGTACTGCCTGTCGAAGATCCACATGAGCGAAGGCCGTCTCGGCGAATCGCTGCGGCAGTACAAGCGCCATGTGGCGCAGGCCATGCGCGTGGTGCACCACGCGGCCCTGCAGCGGATGGACGCGCCCGCCGGCAACGCCCCGCAGGACACCGTGGGCCTGCGCCTGCCTCCGCGCTACCGCGCCGCCTACCGCTACATCATCGAGAACCTGCACGACCCCAACCTCTCGGTGCGCGAGATCGCCGGCCGGCTCGGCGTCACCGAGCGCGCGCTGCAACTGGCATTCCGCAACCACCTGGGCATGACCCCCGCGGAACTGATCCGGCGCGAACGCGTGCGGCGCATCGAGGGGGAGATGGAAGAGGCCAGCGCCACGGGCGGCCGCGTCCACATGCTGGACGTCGCCTCCCGCTGGGGCATCAGCAACCGCTCCACCCTGGCGAATGCCTTCAAGCTGTCGTCGATGCGGCACTGA
- a CDS encoding winged-helix domain-containing protein has translation MQARRHPPDAVILEDCGGTLAEDLGLIRSCISAHVPVLVAGSELQAGFGTALACGAVDYINLSRVGHDELKARLRGHVEAYALETARSITVDGCELDPARQCFVHRGTVVELTHRECELAWLLFSRPNQVVSSPTIVARVWGRSVESNKRTLEQHIYKLRVKLRQCGCSLHVQAAYGRGYRLMSSTEEVTAAPVAQPPSMQVSRVRPAVPAAMSAPMPASLTAMFSMPPLGS, from the coding sequence ATGCAGGCCCGTCGGCACCCGCCCGATGCGGTCATCCTGGAGGATTGCGGCGGCACGCTTGCCGAGGACCTGGGCCTGATCCGCAGTTGCATATCCGCCCACGTGCCCGTGCTGGTGGCCGGATCGGAACTGCAGGCGGGCTTCGGCACGGCCCTGGCATGTGGTGCGGTGGACTACATCAACCTCTCCCGCGTCGGGCATGACGAATTGAAGGCGCGGCTGCGCGGGCACGTGGAGGCCTATGCGCTGGAGACCGCGCGGTCGATCACGGTGGATGGCTGCGAACTGGATCCGGCCCGCCAGTGCTTCGTCCATCGCGGCACGGTGGTCGAACTCACCCACCGCGAATGCGAACTCGCCTGGCTGCTGTTCTCGCGGCCCAACCAGGTGGTTTCCTCCCCCACCATCGTGGCCCGGGTCTGGGGACGGTCGGTCGAATCCAACAAGCGCACGCTGGAGCAGCACATCTACAAGCTGCGCGTGAAGCTGCGCCAGTGCGGGTGCAGCCTGCATGTGCAGGCCGCGTACGGCCGGGGTTACCGCCTCATGTCGTCCACCGAGGAAGTCACCGCCGCTCCGGTCGCGCAGCCCCCCAGCATGCAGGTGTCCCGGGTCCGGCCCGCGGTGCCCGCGGCCATGTCCGCACCCATGCCGGCGTCCCTGACGGCCATGTTCTCCATGCCGCCGCTGGGCAGCTGA
- a CDS encoding molecular chaperone Tir, which translates to MSFQQYEQLVTDLCGVIDLPDAQAVLNRGWVEVEGFEVQIAHYENDVGAMYLNFHFGIVTAGRTLAVYRLLLEANLTVYAQDQAQAGINPDTGGIILIVRVPMTPDITGTWLAETLTHYAEHGRYWSDNILTSTDEAFLGICSGEYLWIKV; encoded by the coding sequence ATGAGCTTCCAGCAGTACGAGCAACTCGTCACCGATCTCTGCGGTGTCATCGACCTGCCCGATGCCCAGGCCGTGCTGAACCGCGGCTGGGTGGAAGTCGAAGGCTTCGAGGTCCAGATCGCGCACTACGAGAACGACGTGGGCGCGATGTACCTGAACTTCCATTTCGGCATCGTCACGGCCGGCCGCACGCTGGCCGTCTATCGCCTCCTGCTGGAGGCCAATCTCACGGTCTATGCTCAGGACCAGGCGCAGGCCGGGATCAACCCGGACACCGGCGGCATCATTCTCATCGTGCGCGTTCCGATGACGCCCGACATCACCGGCACCTGGCTGGCCGAAACGCTCACGCACTATGCCGAGCATGGCCGCTACTGGAGCGACAACATCCTGACCTCCACCGACGAGGCCTTCCTGGGGATCTGCTCCGGCGAATACCTGTGGATCAAGGTCTGA
- the sctS gene encoding type III secretion system export apparatus subunit SctS: MNHDNIVQLTSEALMLCLLLSLPAVAVAAIVGLLVALVQAVTSLQDQSISQGIKLICVTVTVAVSAPWVGSTVLQFSQRLLTAVFTP; encoded by the coding sequence ATGAACCACGACAACATCGTCCAGCTCACCTCCGAGGCCCTCATGCTGTGCCTGCTGCTGTCGCTGCCGGCCGTGGCCGTCGCGGCGATCGTCGGCCTGCTCGTGGCGCTGGTGCAGGCCGTCACCTCGCTGCAGGACCAGTCGATCTCGCAGGGCATCAAGCTCATCTGCGTGACGGTCACCGTCGCCGTGAGCGCGCCCTGGGTGGGCAGCACCGTGCTGCAGTTTTCACAGCGGCTTCTCACGGCAGTGTTCACGCCATGA
- the sctR gene encoding type III secretion system export apparatus subunit SctR, with protein sequence MTPLSGLDPISLALALMLLAVLPFAAMIVTSYTKVVVVLGLLRNALGVQQVPPNMVLNGIAIIISVYVMAPVAMEASDRMQMLPPSAQSSNTQQMLAAASAAREPFRKFLDKHADAAEKAFFLKSAQALWPEDRARSLQADDLVVLAPAFLLTELTAAFRIGFLLYLAFIIVELVIANVLLAMGLSQVSPTNVAIPFKLLLFVVLDGWSQVMHGLVMTYR encoded by the coding sequence ATGACGCCGCTCTCGGGACTCGATCCCATCTCGCTGGCGCTGGCGCTGATGCTGCTGGCGGTGCTGCCGTTCGCCGCCATGATCGTCACGTCCTACACCAAGGTGGTGGTGGTCCTGGGCCTGCTGCGCAACGCGCTCGGCGTGCAGCAGGTGCCTCCCAACATGGTGCTCAACGGCATCGCCATCATCATCTCCGTGTACGTCATGGCCCCGGTCGCCATGGAAGCCTCGGACCGCATGCAGATGCTGCCGCCTTCCGCGCAGAGCTCCAACACCCAGCAGATGCTCGCCGCCGCCTCGGCCGCACGCGAGCCGTTCCGCAAGTTCCTGGACAAGCATGCCGACGCCGCCGAGAAAGCGTTCTTCCTCAAATCGGCCCAGGCGCTCTGGCCCGAGGACCGCGCCCGGTCCCTGCAGGCCGATGACCTCGTCGTGCTGGCGCCGGCCTTCCTGCTCACCGAACTCACCGCCGCCTTCCGCATCGGCTTCCTGCTCTACCTGGCCTTCATCATCGTCGAGCTGGTCATCGCCAACGTCCTGCTGGCCATGGGCCTGTCCCAGGTCTCCCCCACCAACGTCGCCATCCCCTTCAAGCTGCTGCTCTTCGTCGTGCTCGACGGATGGTCCCAGGTGATGCACGGGCTGGTCATGACCTACCGCTGA
- the sctQ gene encoding type III secretion system cytoplasmic ring protein SctQ, which yields MNVLASSSATTAELADCLPTVPAGEAHLARIAFDRRFARWAAGLCGQPQGRVAAATPGNRHEAAMLDFSCMHGHLQVSVPVSAWPALGMAVRLADAALAREVAETLLAGPLAAAAPVLPGLALSGVAVRPAVQAPLEWIYGGLRIGLHAIDGTVAARLQASLAHSAQADGTPLAALRLPGTVRLATRRLAPADLATLATGDVVLCGALAAGRRRLCHLSFGLGTTMHIPAELDLDDSELALHAAPQADAFANLDDGSGEAAPARAAAEVTEDAGSEAAPQATPLPLADIGGIRVPVAVEIDTAHIRLDELAALDAGSVVPLAVPARDATVRLVCHGQVVGTGRLVVIGESLGVRIAHMAAAGPAASPTATDAP from the coding sequence GTGAACGTCCTCGCGTCCTCATCCGCCACCACCGCCGAACTGGCCGACTGCCTGCCGACCGTGCCTGCCGGCGAGGCGCATCTGGCGCGCATCGCCTTCGACCGCCGCTTCGCCCGCTGGGCGGCCGGCCTCTGCGGACAGCCGCAAGGGCGCGTGGCAGCGGCCACGCCCGGCAACCGGCACGAAGCAGCAATGCTGGATTTCTCCTGCATGCACGGACACCTGCAGGTCTCCGTGCCCGTGTCGGCCTGGCCGGCGCTCGGGATGGCGGTCCGCCTCGCCGATGCCGCGCTGGCGCGCGAAGTGGCGGAAACCCTGCTCGCAGGCCCCCTCGCGGCCGCAGCCCCGGTGCTGCCCGGCCTCGCCCTGTCCGGCGTGGCCGTGCGCCCGGCCGTCCAGGCGCCGCTGGAATGGATATACGGCGGCCTGCGCATCGGCCTGCACGCCATCGACGGCACCGTGGCTGCCCGGCTGCAGGCCAGCCTCGCGCATTCCGCGCAGGCCGACGGCACCCCCCTGGCGGCGCTGCGCCTGCCGGGCACCGTCCGCCTCGCCACCCGCAGGCTCGCGCCCGCGGACCTCGCCACCCTGGCGACAGGCGACGTCGTCCTGTGCGGCGCGCTCGCCGCGGGCCGGCGGCGCCTCTGCCACCTTTCCTTCGGACTGGGAACCACCATGCACATACCCGCAGAACTCGATCTGGACGACTCCGAACTCGCGCTCCATGCCGCGCCACAGGCCGATGCCTTCGCGAACCTGGACGACGGCAGCGGAGAGGCGGCCCCCGCCCGCGCCGCCGCGGAAGTCACGGAAGATGCCGGCAGCGAAGCCGCCCCCCAGGCCACACCGCTTCCCCTGGCCGACATCGGCGGCATCCGCGTTCCCGTCGCCGTCGAGATCGACACCGCGCACATCCGCCTGGACGAACTCGCGGCGCTGGATGCCGGCTCGGTCGTTCCGCTCGCCGTCCCCGCCCGCGACGCCACCGTCCGCCTGGTCTGCCACGGCCAGGTCGTGGGCACGGGCCGCCTGGTCGTGATCGGCGAAAGCCTGGGCGTGCGCATCGCGCACATGGCGGCGGCCGGCCCAGCGGCATCGCCCACGGCAACGGACGCACCATGA
- a CDS encoding type III secretion HpaP family protein has translation MGRDLPQLRPGPSGSRSPAAEAAWRGPSALPHAAGAAHRFQRHLLGDAADGLPESGGFLLMPGRRAPACPAEAERPARSSQRAEDGSPDSQAAAQDSATPSTDTADSLPGSAPDTPPVAPSGTPPAPPPPPASPPPQAPPQARQDGDTSRHPRQDSGADQPGPAAPARPAAADAPAWLQDTVQRIAWLCAQADPAFQSWSVTVPMDPAVLPESEVALTLSPYAMSLRFRTRSSESARLISLHRDPLRAQLEALGPGQRGIDIDLESPT, from the coding sequence ATGGGCCGAGACCTCCCGCAACTCCGCCCGGGCCCGTCCGGCAGCCGCAGCCCGGCTGCGGAGGCCGCGTGGCGTGGGCCATCCGCGCTGCCGCATGCGGCCGGCGCCGCCCACCGGTTCCAGCGCCACCTGCTGGGCGACGCGGCCGACGGCCTGCCGGAATCCGGCGGCTTCCTGCTGATGCCCGGAAGGCGCGCGCCTGCGTGCCCGGCCGAGGCGGAGAGGCCGGCCCGGTCCAGCCAGCGGGCGGAAGACGGCTCGCCGGACAGCCAGGCCGCTGCGCAGGACAGCGCCACGCCATCCACCGACACCGCGGACTCCCTGCCGGGCTCCGCGCCGGACACCCCCCCTGTCGCGCCCTCTGGCACCCCACCCGCGCCGCCTCCGCCTCCCGCTTCGCCGCCCCCGCAGGCGCCTCCCCAGGCGCGCCAGGACGGCGACACGTCACGGCACCCAAGGCAGGACTCCGGAGCGGACCAGCCAGGCCCCGCCGCACCGGCACGCCCCGCCGCGGCCGATGCGCCCGCCTGGCTGCAGGACACCGTGCAGCGCATCGCGTGGCTGTGCGCCCAGGCGGATCCGGCCTTCCAGTCCTGGTCCGTCACGGTGCCGATGGACCCCGCCGTGCTCCCGGAAAGCGAAGTCGCCCTCACCCTTTCGCCTTACGCGATGAGCCTTCGGTTCCGCACCCGGTCCTCCGAATCGGCACGGCTAATCTCCCTCCATCGCGATCCACTGCGTGCGCAGCTCGAGGCATTGGGCCCCGGACAGCGCGGCATCGACATCGATCTGGAATCTCCAACGTGA